CGGCAACGGCCCAATCCGCTCCCGCGTCACATCATCAATCCCCTCATACACAAAATGAGACAACCCACCATCAACCCCCAACACCCCCAACGCCCCATACTCCGCCCCCACCAACTCCCGCGCCGCCCCCACAATCCGCCGCAACGTCACCTCCAAATCCAACCCCCGCGACACCGCCAACACCGCCGACAACAAGCCGCCCCAGCCCGTCGAACCGTCGACGGCAGCCAGATGGCCCTGGCTCAGCTGCGTCTCGTCCATCAGCGGCCTCAGGTCGAGAGGTGACGGTGGGTTCGCGTGCCGATCGGTCTGTCCACCGGAAGCGGGGAGGTCTAACCGTTCGGCCATCGGTCAACCTTGACACGCGACGGACGGTTCACCCATACACCGTATGGAGGAACTTCCGCAATCGGGCGGGCAGGCGGGACTTTCGGCACTGGTCCGATCCGCGTCGCCCGAGCAGAGTGAGGGCAGATCGGCATCCGTCTCGGCTGTCGATTCGGCAGGCAGCGAGGACCGGAGAGCATGACGACGCTTCTGAGGCCAGTAGGCAATCTCACCGACGGAGAAGTCGAGTCCGTGTTGCAGGCGGCGATTGCCGCCCCTTCGCTGCACAACAGCCAGCCGTGGTTGTTCCGATGCACCGACCGGACGATCGAGCTGCGAGCGGACCCGGAACGCATGCTGCCGGCCAGCGATCCGGACCGTCGGGAGACGTTGTTGGCGTGCGGTGCGGCCCTGCTGAATCTGCGGATCGCGATCGGCGCGTTGGGATCGGCGGTCGATCTGCGGTTGCTGCCCGATCCGGCGGATCGCGATCTGCTGGCCATCCTCCGGCCCGAGGGGTTCGCCCGGGTGACTCCGCATGACCAGCGGCTGGCACGCGCGATCCGCCAGCGTCACACGAGCCGGCGCCCGTTCCTCGATGAGCCGGTGCCGCCCGAGTTGTGTGCCGAGATGCGGCGCGCGGCCCGGACCGAGCAGTCCTGGTTGGCCACCGTCGCACCGGCCCAGCAGAGCCGGTTGCGCGACATCCTGGCCGAGGCCCATCGGGTGCAACAACAGGATCCACAGTTCAGAGCCGAGTTCGAAGCGTGGACGGCCCGCACCGGTGACTCGTCCGACGGTGTGCCGCTGCGCAGCGCGGGCATCCGCCCGGCGCCGCAGGATGTCTGGACGATGCGCGACTTCGGCACCGGGTCGGCGCCGGAACGCCGGCCCGGCAAGGAGTTCGAATCGGATCCGCTGGTTGCCGTCATCGGCTCGTTCCACGATCTCCCGTTGGCGCAACTGAACGCCGGCCAGGCGATGCAGCGGGTATTGCTGACCGCCACCGCCGGTGGTCTGGCCTCCTCCTTCATGTCGCAGGTCATCGAGGTGCCGTCGGCGCGGGCCGAACTTCGAGGGCTGCTCGGCGGCGCCCTGTGGCCGCAGACCGTCCTTCGGCTGGGTTACGGCTCACCGGCCCCCCCGACTCCCCGACGGCGGCTCGACGAGGTGCTCAGCGTCGACTGAGGGGCCGCACAGCAAGGGCCGCGCACGTCAAAGCCGAACACCCCGGAGTGGGACACTGGCCGCGTCACTCGACCCGGCTCGGCGCGACCTCACCTATCGGGTTCGAGCGCGCATCTCGGTCGCGAGGACAGCAGCCTGGGTGCGGCGTTCCATTCCCAGCTTGGCCAACAGCCGTGAGACGTAGTTCTTGACCGTCTTCTCGGCCAGGAACATCCGCTCGGCGATCTGCCGGTTGGTCAAACCTTCACCGATCAGATCCAGGACGGTGTGCTCCTGCTCGGTCAGCCCGGCCAGCGGCCCTGGCCGATCCGAGTCGGTACCGGCCCGCAGCCGATTCATCAAGGCCGCCGCGGCCCGGTTGTCCAGCAGGGACCGTCCGGCGCCGACCGTCCGCACCGCGGACAACAGGTCCAACCCCGTGATGTCCTTGATGACGTACCCGCCGGCGCCCGCCATGATCGCGTCGACCATGGCCTGTTCGTCGGGGTAGGAGGTGAACATCAGGCAATTCAGATCCGGCAGCATCGACCGCAGCTCCCGGCACAGTTCCACACCGTTCCCGTCGGGCAGCCGCACATCAAGCACCGCGACATCGGGCCGGGCGGCCGGAATGCGGGCCAGCGCCTCGGCCACGGTGGATGCCTGCCCGACCACGGTCATGTCGGATTCTTCGTCCAGCAGGTCGGCGACGCCGCGACGGACGACTTCGTGGTCATCGGTGAGGAAAACCTTCAGCATCTTCGCGCTCCCGAATCAGCCCCGGGCCGCCGACGGCGGCGTGCAACCAACAGGCCAATTCTAGGGCGTAAGGACGACGTGCGGTGGATCGCGTGCGGATCATTGTTGCCGGGTCGGCACCTGCGCCGCTGGTCCCTCATCCGGCCTAGAGCAGGTCGTCGCGATGGCCACGCAGGACCAGCGGCTCGATGTGCGCCGTGATCTCCCGCCCCCAGGACGCAGCCCGCTCCAGTTCGCCCGGAACCAGCTGGTTGTCGGCATCGACCAGGAAGCTGACCGGTCCGGCCACCACCTTCACCCCGTGCTGGTGCAACAGATGCTTGATGGCCCGCCCGGCCCGCCCGCTCAACAGGGGGCTGATGTTCCGCCTCGTGTCGAACACGGCGGCTCGGCTCGGGAGCGGATCCTCGCGTTCCAGCCACTCGCGCAATCCGATGCCGGTTGCGTCCGGTTCCAGTTGTTTGTGGCTGTCGGGTTCGCTCGCCTGGTCGGCCGCTCCTTGCCGGGTGGTCGGCCGGCTCAGGGACCAGGCATGAGTAGGCGCGCCGATGATCAGCAGGTCGGCGGTCGACACGATCGTCGGATCGGCGGATCCGACCGGTTGGCACCAGACCGAGTGGACCGGCCGAATCGAATCGGCGATGGCCTCGGCCACCTGCCGGGTGTTGCCGAACATCGATTCGTAGACGACGACGATGTGCATGGACGCTGCTCCTCGATCAGGGGTGGACGAGAGGATCTGGTCAGGGCCGATCGGGCCGGGTACGGACCACGGCGACCGGACAGGGCGAATGGGCGATCAGTGTGTGGCTGGTGGAGCCCAGGAGCAGCCCGGCGATGGCGCTGCGGCCACGGCTTCCGACCACGATCAGACTGGGCCGGGCGTCGAGCGGAACCTGCTGATAGCGGTGCAGGATCTGGGTGGCCGGGTGGCCGTGCAACAAGGTGGGCAGGACGGGGACGTCGGGGTACTTGTCGGCCCAGCCGGTCAGCTGTTCGGCCAGCAACCGCTGCTCCCGCTCCTGACGTCGCTGGTCCGCGGCCTCCGAGGAGTAGTACGGCACATCGATGACGCCCGGCTCCTCCCCCCAGCAGTGCAGCGGAACCAGACACGCCTGCCGCAACGAGGCTTCCTGCAGGGCGAAGGCCAACGGTGCGGCGTCCAGGTCCGAGCCCTCCACCCCCACCCACACCGGCCGGTTGGACGGGTTGTCGGCCGCGACGTCGCGCAACACGACGACCGGACCTCGGCCATGGGCGGCCACCCGCGCCGCCACCGACCCGAGCACCGCCTCGGTCCACTCGCTGTCACCGTGGGACCCGAGCACCGTCAGCAACGCCGACCCGGTCGCTTCGATCAGCACTCGAGCCGCGTTGCCGCGGCGCAGCAGCGTCGACACCGTCAATTCCGGGAATTGGGCCCGTATCGCCTCGGCGGCGTCGGTGAGCACCTGCTGCGCCCAGTGCCTGACGTCGGTGTAGACATCCGGGGCGATCATCACTCCCGGCCCGGCGAACCCCACCGACACGTCATAGGCGAGCAGCAACGTCAACTCGGCCCGGCGACGCACAGCGGCGCCGGCCGCCCATCGGGCGGCGTCCAACGCGCAGGCCGACCCATCGATCCCGACCACCACCTGGTTGTCCGGGTACCCGCTCATCCCATCGTCCCTTTCCGTCCAACCGCGTCGGCCCCCGGCGTCGATGCCGGGGGCTTCCTCGTCGCCGCGCAAGCGGCGGGCTATCGCAGGATGCGGTACTGCTGCACCACCGGACGCCGCGACCACCAGCGTCCCAACCCCCACGCCGACCCAACACCCAACGTCGCCACCACGATCAACCCCACCGCAAAGATCAAGTGGTAGTCCAGGAACGGGTTCGTCGAGCCACTGGCCGTGCCGGTCGAGGTGAACCGGGCCATCGGCCATTCCGCCACCCACATCAACACCAGCAAGATGGATCCGGCCACCGCCGCCACGCGCAACAACACCCCCGTGATCAACGCGACTCCGATTCCCAGCAAGCCGATCATGAACAACCAATCAGCCCACCCGTTGCCGGCCATCGACCGGAACCCGCTCTGCCACGGACCGACCTCCACGTGACTCAGGAACCCTCGCGTCGGCGAGCCACCTCGCACCCACCCCTGCGAACTCTGCGTCGAGTAGCCCCAGCCGAATGCCTTGTCGGCGAACGCCCACAAGAACACCCACCCAAGACCGAACCGCAACAACTCCACCGACCAATGCGGTCGACCCATCCCCGCCACCGGCGACACGCGGGTTTCCACCGCGGCAGCGGCACCACCCTGATCCACCGGAACCCGAACCGACCGACGCTCGTCCGTCGACATCACCGAACTCCTCTCACCTCATCGAAACACCAGGACCAACAAAGCATCTCCCCCGCCACCACCCCCGAAGAGGGCCGAAAGTCACATCCCGCGCGGCATTGGACCCACTGCGTGACGATGGACCAACCAACCGATCAGCATCACCAGCAGGCCGGCCACGAACATGACCGGCTGCAAGAAGAAGAAGTGCCCGACCATCAACCACTGAACGACGATCCAGCCCACCTGAGCCGTTCCGGCCAGCATGGTCAGGGCGAACGCCGCACGCGAAGCGAGCACCTCGGCGACCGCGGCCGTCGCCATCGGCACGGCGACGATCAACAGGAGGAAGATTCCCGGCCACACCCATGTCGAGAACGGTGTCGACCGAAGCCACTCCGAGGGAATGCCGATGCGATCGTCGGCGATCAGTCCGACCCCGCCGTAGACCGCCCCGACGGCGACCACCACCTCCAGCGCAACCAGAACCCAGCGGGCCCGCCCGGCTCCGCCGGCAGCTCCCCGATGTTGGCCGGCCGGAGCCGACGATATCGAGGGCGATGATGCGATTCTGGAATGAACCACGGCCTTCCTCCGATCCAGTGCCGGGCCGACCGCGGTGATCGGCCGATGACCAGCGTGGTTCGGTCCCCGGCCGGGGTCCAGAGGAAAAGGTCCCGTTCGGGCCGACCAGGGTTGGTGCCGCACATGGCCGCTTGATGACCTTCGGCCCTATCGCCACGAGCGCGCAGGGACGACAGTCCATTCGTGGGAAGGCCCGAGACCGATCGGTCCGCCCCCGGAAGGGAACTCATCATGACCTTGCTTGCCGGTGCTGCTCGAATCGTCGCCGCGGTCGACGGCTCACCGTCGTCGGTGCGGGGCCTGGCCCAGGCCCTCCGGCTGTCCACCGATCCCGAGGTGCGGGTGACCGCCGTCCAGGTCTGGCATCGGTACTACGGAGTCAACCTGCCGTCCACCTGGACCCCAGAGGCCGACGCTCTCCGCGTCCTGGAGAATTCGATCCACGCGGCCGGCGTCGATCCCGGACGGATCGAGCGATTGGTCATCGAAGGCGATGCCACGCAGGAATTGCTCCGGCTCAGCCGGACGGCCGACCTGTTGGTGCTCGGCAGCCGGGGACACGCGGGAATGGCCGGCCTGCTGATCGGTTCGGTCAGCTCGGCCTGCGCCGCCCACGCCCACTGCCCCGTCCTGGTCGTGCATGCGGACGACCGGCTGCTCGGCCGGCCGCCCGGCCCCCCGGACGCGCCCGAACGAGCTGACCCGGCGGCCCGAGAATCGGCCCCGGCCCGGCCCGGTGGCCCAGCCGACCGGCGATGAGACAGACCCTTCCGCGCGCGGGCGGACGGCTCCGCCCGAGGGTGCCGCGGCCGAGTGCATCCTGCCGTTGGACCGACTGGTGGAACCTTCGCAATCCCCCGCCCTCCCGGTTCGCCTACGCCGTACGCTTCGAATGCAGCGACAACAAGCCCGCTGACCGTCGCGTTACCGCCGGTATTTGCGTGCCGTGCCGTGGCCTGGGCCATGGAGTCGAATCCCGATGAACCGAATCGATCGTGCCGAAGGGGCGCCGTGGCCGCCTGATCAAGCGCGGACAGATGGCGCAGCCGAACTCGAGACCACCTTGCGCCAGGTCATCGCCGCCGCTGTGGACGCAGAGCTCGGCGACCACGTCAGCGTCTCCGAGCGGGTGCCAGGGGGCGAGATGAAAACGACCGCCTCATCCGGGGAATTGGTCGCATTGATCGACAAGTCGCAACACCGGCTGTGGGAGGGCCCCTGCATCGACGGGGTCTACTTCCGGGATGTCCTGACGTCGTCCGCGGTGGCCACCGACCCCCGGTGGCCACGATGGGGCCCGGAGATCGCCGAATGGGGCATCACCAGCCTGATCAGCGTCCATCTGTTCGCCGACCAGGACGCGATGGCCGCCCTGAACGTGTACAGCGACCGTCCGCGGGACTACTCCGAGGACGATCGGGAGGCGGCCCGCTTGATCGCCGCCCACGCATCGATCGCGTTCGCCCACGTCCGTGGGCCGACCCACTGGTGGAAGGCCATTGACGCCCGGCACAGCATCGGTCAGGCCGAGGGCATCCTGATGAACGAGTTGGGCGTCAGGGCCATCGAGGCGTTCGGCGTCCTGCGCCGACTGTCGCGGGAGCGCAATGTCCGGCTGCACGTGCTCGCGGCCGAGGTCGTCCGCAACGGCGGCCTCCCTCCCCCGGTCCGGAGCGTGCCTGCGTCGCGGCCGGCGTCATGACCACCGGCCGTTCACGGCAGGCCCCGTTGCGGCACCTGAACCGGGACCTGATCGTCGACCAGGCCCTGGCTCTGGCCCGCGTCGGCGGCGTGGCCGGGGTCTCGATGCGCAAGGTGGCCAACGCGCTCGGGGTGGAGGTGATGTCGCTCTACCACTGGGTGCCCAGCCGGGATGCGCTCCTGGTGCTGATGGCCGACCGTTCGGTGGCCCTGATACCCGCTCCGGACCCGGCGCTGCCCTGGCCCGATCGGCTCCGGACGGTGCTCCTGGATCTGTATCAGGCCGGCCTGGACAACCCAGTTCTGTTCGAAGTACTGGCCGCGGAACAGCTCCGGCCTCGGACTCTGATCTCGGCACCCGACGCGGGCGGTGCCGTGATGCGTTTGCTGGAGTCGATCCTGCGGATGCTGGCCGAAGCCGGATTGTCCGGACCCCAGATGGTGCACGCTTTCCGGGGCCTCCTCGGCATCATCGTCGGGTTCCTGGTCGCCCAGGTCGACGGGCTGCCCACCGCGCGCGCGCAGACAACGGCGAGCGGTCGCCTCGGTCCCCTCGGCCTGTTCGACGCCATCGATCCGGCCGAAGGCGTCAGCTATGCGGTGGACCTGTTCCTCGCCGGGTTGCGTCACTCCGACGGCCAATCGCCGCCGGCGCCCGGCCCCGAGCACGACCAGTCCGGAGCCGACGTTCCGCCGTGACCGGTTCCGAACGAAGGCCTTTTGACCCTAGGTGGCATGGCCCGGCCGGGCACAATGGAATTCACCGGATATCACCGCCGAACGTCTGCGGCGTATCCCGCTCGGGGAAAGGGGTCGTTCCATGACTGTCAGTCGTGCTGTGCCGCATCTGGATCCCTCCATGGTCGATCAACTCGAGTCGGAGTGCGCCGGGCGGTTCGCTCCCGGCGTCGTGCACGACGCGTTGGTCGAAGCGGCTCGGGATCTGGAGGGTTCGATCCGGTCGGATGCGTTGCCGCAGATGGCGTTCGTGCTGGCCCGGTATCGACTGAATCGGGACGAGGAGGCCGGAGAATGATCGTCTTGGCGGTGGTCATCGGAGTCGCCGCAGCGGTGACGTTCCTGACCGCGTTCGTCAGTCGCGCGTGAGCGGGAATGCCGGCGTCTGCGTAATCGGATGGTAATGAGCGAATGATTGCTGGCGGATGCCGCCGCGTGCGAGGATTCGACCCTTACGGGTGACGGTGGCATCCGGGTAGTTCCGGCCGATGTCGCTCTCATGGCGTATACGTCGGCGGTGGTGTTGTGTCAGGCCGGTGCCCCGGCCGCGCGGAACCTCCGGTCCTGATGACCTTCGGCCCTAGGCCGGACCTCGCCCACTGGAGCAGGATCAGGATCGGGCACGACGGCCGATCCCTCCGTCCCGCAGGCTGAGAAAGAGTCAGGGAGCGGGACATCGGCCCCTCATTGACGCCGAACGGACGGGTGACGATCAACGATGGACCGAGTTCAAGGTCGGGCACCTCTCGCCCGCTCCGGGCGGACGGCCGAACACACGGCACCGGGACCGGGAACGGACCGAGATCGCCCGGGCGGAGTCGTGATCGTGACCGAGCCGGAACCGGCAGCGATTGCCGAGACTCACTGTGCGGTCGTGACCTTCATCGGCGACAAGGCGTTCAAGATAAAGAAGCCGGTGGACCTCGGATTCCTGGACTTCACCACGCCCCAGGCCCGGAAGGCGGTGTGCCACCGGGAGCTGGAACTCAATCGACGTCTCGCCCCTGACGTCTATCTGGATGTGGCCGAGGTGTCGGACGGAGCCGGACGGCCCTGCGACTGGATCCTGGTCATGCGGCGCATGCCGGCCGACCGACGGTTGTCCACCTTGGTCCGACAGGGGGCCGACGTCGACGACGAACTACGGGCCCTGGCCAAGATGCTGGCCGCCTTCCACTCCCGAGCCGAACGCGGCCCTCGGATCGACGCGGCCGCCTCCGCGGCCGGGCTGGAACGCCGTTGGCGCGACAATCTGGACGAGATGTCCCGCTTCCGAGGTGATCCGCTGGAACCCGATGTGCTGGACGACGTGGCCGGCCGGGCCTTGGGCTACATCGCCGGGCGGGCCGCGCTGTTCCGTGCTCGGGCCGAACAACGGCGCAACTGCGACGGTCACGGTGATCTGATCGCCGACGACGTCTTCTGCCTGCCCGACGGGCCGCGCGCGCTGGATTGCCTGGAGTTCGACGATCGGCTCCGTTGGGTGGACGGGCTGGACGATGCCTGTTTCCTGGCCATGGATCTCGAGCGGCTGGGTGCGCCCAGGCTCGGCAGCCGATTCCTGGATCTGTACGCCGAATTCTCGGCCGGACCCAGGTCGACCTCACTGGAACACCACTACACCGCCTATCGGGCGCTCGTCCGGGCGAAGGTGGCGTGTCTGCGCCACGAGCAGGGTGTGGTCGAAGAGGAGCAGCGGGCGCGATTTCTGCTGACCATGGCCCAATGGCACCTGCGCGTCGGTCAACCCCGGCTGATCCTGGTCGGCGGACTGCCCGGAACCGGGAAGTCGACCCTCTCCGGAGCCCTGGCCGACCAACTCAACGGGGCGATCGTGCGGTCCGACCGGGTGCGAAAGGAGATCAACGGCATCGACCCGGAAGCACGCGCCGGAGCGGCGTGGGAAGCGGGCCTCTACCGCCCCGAGATCTCCGAGATGGCCTACGCCGCAATGCTCGTCCGGGCGCGGGAGATGCTGGACATGGGCGAGACGGTCGTCCTGGATGCCAGCTGGAGTTCGGCCGCCCAGCGTGCCCGGGCGCGCTCCGTCGCGGCCGACTCGTCCAGTCCGATCGCCGAACTCCGCTGCACGGTGGGGACCTCGGTGGCCATGGACCGGATCGCTCGACGACGAGGTTCCGGCGATCCGTCGGACGCCACCGGTGAGATCGCGACGACCATGGCCGCGCACTTCGATCCCTGGCCGGAGGCTGCGGTCATCGACACCGGTCACGACCCGCAGCGCACAGCCCAACTGGCCCGATCGATGATCGACGATCGGGCCAGCTGAACCGGGGGGGGGGGGGCGATTTCTTCGATCAGCCCCGAACCACCAACAGATTCCTCACCTTGGTCACACCGGGCGCCGCCCAAGCCGCGTGCTCGGCCTGCATCCGCGCCGACCAGGAATGGACGGTACCGGTCAACTCGACCACACCGCCCGGGTCGTCGGTGACCTCGATCCCGTCCGCCTCGACCTGGGCATTGCGATGCAGGGCGGCCGTGATCGCTCGTCTGGTTCCGGCCGCCGGTGCGGTCGGGCGCAACTTGATCTCGTCGACGACGTCGACCACGCCCTTGAGATAGGCGACCGCTCGCCGAGCCGCGGCCCGTTGGAACTGCCAGGGCACTGAACCGGTCAGAGTGATCACGTTGTGGTGCACGGCGACCTTGACGCAGTTGTCCGGCACGTCGACCGCGCGTTCCAGGGCACGAGTGGCCGCCCGGGCGACGTCGGCATCGTTGACCACCGAATCGCTGCGGACCTCGATCTCGTCGGCGACGGCGGTCACGCCGCGCACCCGAAATGCAGCCTTGGCCGCCTGTACCTTCTCGGGGTAGCTGTTCACCTCGCCGGACAGGGTCACCGCACCGTCGGTGACGGCCACCCCGATGTGGGCGTCGTGGACGGCCGGTGTCCACTGCAGCTCTTTACGCACCGCGTCCTGCAGGTCGGTGTCGGCCTGCAATTGCGCTGTATGCATCTCACTGCCCCCTTCGTCAGCCCTTTTCGATCGCGATCCGGGAGGCCGCGGACACCGGCGGGTTGGTCGGCATCGAAATGCGTACCTCCAGGATGCCGTCCTTGTAGCTGGCCTTGACATCGGAACTGGTGACGCCCTCGGGCAGCCGCACGGACCGGCGGTAGCTGCCGTATCGGAACTCCGAGCGGTAGCCGTCCGGCCGCTTCTCCTCGTCCCGTTCCTCCCGCTGGGCGGCCAGGTGCAGAATCCCGTCAGCGACGGTGATCTCGATGTCCTTCTCCGGATCGACGCCCGGGAGCTCGGCCCGGATCACTCCGTGTCCGTCCTCGACGTACTCCTCCACCTTGATCATCTTGGTCCGGCCGTCGACGAACGGGTCCACCTGATCCCCGCCGGCGAAGTAGTTGCGGAACAGACCGCGAAACGCCCGGTCGAACCAGTCGTCGGACCATAGTTCTTCGGACGGCCAGGTCACAGCATTCTTCGCTTTCACGATGGACATGTTCGGGTTCCTCTCCGTCGCGTCGGCGGGTCTGTCCCGCCCGCGCCTTCCATCATCGGAACTCCTACCGGCCCGTCAAAGGGCCGAAAGTCCCCACCCGTCAACCGATCGGCCCCACGGTCAGTGGCGGCGCACGCGCTGGTGCCCGAACACGAAATAGGCCACCGGACCGACGAAGTTGATGAAGCTGACCGCCACCCACATCCCCTTGGGTCCACGGATCTCGTTCTGCGGGCGGCGTGCGATATCGCGCAGGGCGGCCGTCAACAGGGCCAGCTGCACGGCCGCACCGACGACGGTTCCCCGTTTCGCTCCTGGGCTCAGGTCGGCCCAGGACCGCGCCTTTCTCCCGGTCCGTCGTTCGGCCGGACGGCCGGTCCCGGCCGCGTCCCCGTCCTGGGCCGATATCTGAGTCGACATGCGCGCACTTCCCTTCGCCTGATGAGCACGGCCGAGCAGCAAGCAGATCCCGCACGGCCGCGCCGAGCCCATTCTGATCCGGGGCGCGGCGGTCCGAGAAGGGCCGAAGGTCCCCACCGACCGGACCCCGCAACTGCCCGGTCCGGGCCGTCGCACGAACCGGACCGAGCTTGTCGATCCGGCCGACGCGGCCGGTGACCTTCGGCCCTAGGTCGTCGGGGCCACGATGCGGAAGGCTCCCGGCCATGGCTGACGCCGGTCGCTCGCCGACCGTTCCCGGCTCGGCGCCGACCGGCCTGAGCAGTTCGGTGGCCGCGTCGCGGTTGGAACGCGACGGCCGCAACGACGTGCCGACCGTTCGTTCGTCGCATCTGCTCACCACGGTCCGGCGGCAACTGCTCGACACCATCATGTTGGTACTGCTGACCGCAGCTGGGTTGACCGCGCTCACCGCGGATTGGACCGACTGCGCCGTCATCGTCGCGGTCATCGTGCTGAACACGATTCTCGGAACCGTCCAGGAGGTGCGGTCGGCGCGGTCGATCGCCGCCCTGGCCGATCTGACCGCTCCGCAGGCAACGGTCATCCGCGACGCGGTCCCGCGGCTGATCCCCTCCAGCCAGGTGGTGCGGGGGGATCTGCTCGCCGTCAGCGGCGGCGACATCGTGGCCGCCGATGCCACCCTGTCCCTGGCCCAGTTCCTGCGGGTGGACGAGTCGATGTTGACCGGTGAGTCGATACCGGTCGAGAAGACCGACGGCGATCGGCTGGCCGCCGGCACAGTGGTCAGCACGGGTCGGGGTCTGGCCGTCGTGCAGGAGACCGGGGCCAGATCCTCGATCGGCTCGATCGCGGCCTCGCTGAGCAAGATCCGGCCGGCCGGCACGCCTCTGCAACGTCAGTTGGCCACCCTGGGGCACCGCCTGGCCGTCGCTGCGGCGGCCGCGGCCGTGGTGGTGGCCGGGCTGAATCTGGCCATGGGCCACGGCCTGGAAACCAGTGTCGTCCTGGCGATCAGCCTCGCCGTGGCCGCCATCCCCGAGTCGCTGCCCGCGGTTTCGGCCATCGCGCTCGCGCTGGCCGCGCGACGGATGGCCGAGGCCGGCGTCCTGGCCCGCCATCTGGCCGCGGTCGAGGCCCTCGGGTCGGTGACCGTGCTGGCCGTGGACAAGACGGGAACCCTGACGGAGGGCCGGATGTCGGTGTCCGACACCTGGGCCCCCGATATCTCGGTCGCGGTGGGCGGAGTGGATCTGCTGTCGGCCGCGGCGCTCTGCAACAATGCCAGGAACGCCGACGACCCGCTGCCGAGCACGCATGACGACCCGCTCGAGGTCGCCCTGGTCGATGCGGCGACCGCAGCCGGGATCGACGTCGCGGCCCTCCGGCGTCGGTGGGTCCGGGTCGGCGAGATCCCCTTCGATGCGGCGGCGACCCGCATGCAGACCACCCATCGGTCGGGCAACCGGCAGGTCGAGCTGTGCAAGGGATCGCCCGAGGCGGTACTGGGATCGGTGCTGGACGAGTCCGACCCGGCGGCCGGGGCGATGGCCGAGCGCTGGGCGGCGGCCGGGAGCCGGGTAATCGCGGTCGCCGGCCGCACGGACGGCCGGTGGCACCTGTTGGGCCTCGTCGCCATCACCGACGCTCCGCGCAGCACGGCCCGAGGAATGATCGAACAGTTCCGGCGGGCCGGTATCCGGCCGGTGATGG
This window of the Nakamurella panacisegetis genome carries:
- a CDS encoding TetR/AcrR family transcriptional regulator, with amino-acid sequence MTTGRSRQAPLRHLNRDLIVDQALALARVGGVAGVSMRKVANALGVEVMSLYHWVPSRDALLVLMADRSVALIPAPDPALPWPDRLRTVLLDLYQAGLDNPVLFEVLAAEQLRPRTLISAPDAGGAVMRLLESILRMLAEAGLSGPQMVHAFRGLLGIIVGFLVAQVDGLPTARAQTTASGRLGPLGLFDAIDPAEGVSYAVDLFLAGLRHSDGQSPPAPGPEHDQSGADVPP
- a CDS encoding universal stress protein produces the protein MTLLAGAARIVAAVDGSPSSVRGLAQALRLSTDPEVRVTAVQVWHRYYGVNLPSTWTPEADALRVLENSIHAAGVDPGRIERLVIEGDATQELLRLSRTADLLVLGSRGHAGMAGLLIGSVSSACAAHAHCPVLVVHADDRLLGRPPGPPDAPERADPAARESAPARPGGPADRR
- a CDS encoding flavodoxin family protein — its product is MHIVVVYESMFGNTRQVAEAIADSIRPVHSVWCQPVGSADPTIVSTADLLIIGAPTHAWSLSRPTTRQGAADQASEPDSHKQLEPDATGIGLREWLEREDPLPSRAAVFDTRRNISPLLSGRAGRAIKHLLHQHGVKVVAGPVSFLVDADNQLVPGELERAASWGREITAHIEPLVLRGHRDDLL
- a CDS encoding universal stress protein, with the translated sequence MSGYPDNQVVVGIDGSACALDAARWAAGAAVRRRAELTLLLAYDVSVGFAGPGVMIAPDVYTDVRHWAQQVLTDAAEAIRAQFPELTVSTLLRRGNAARVLIEATGSALLTVLGSHGDSEWTEAVLGSVAARVAAHGRGPVVVLRDVAADNPSNRPVWVGVEGSDLDAAPLAFALQEASLRQACLVPLHCWGEEPGVIDVPYYSSEAADQRRQEREQRLLAEQLTGWADKYPDVPVLPTLLHGHPATQILHRYQQVPLDARPSLIVVGSRGRSAIAGLLLGSTSHTLIAHSPCPVAVVRTRPDRP
- a CDS encoding bifunctional aminoglycoside phosphotransferase/ATP-binding protein — translated: MTFIGDKAFKIKKPVDLGFLDFTTPQARKAVCHRELELNRRLAPDVYLDVAEVSDGAGRPCDWILVMRRMPADRRLSTLVRQGADVDDELRALAKMLAAFHSRAERGPRIDAAASAAGLERRWRDNLDEMSRFRGDPLEPDVLDDVAGRALGYIAGRAALFRARAEQRRNCDGHGDLIADDVFCLPDGPRALDCLEFDDRLRWVDGLDDACFLAMDLERLGAPRLGSRFLDLYAEFSAGPRSTSLEHHYTAYRALVRAKVACLRHEQGVVEEEQRARFLLTMAQWHLRVGQPRLILVGGLPGTGKSTLSGALADQLNGAIVRSDRVRKEINGIDPEARAGAAWEAGLYRPEISEMAYAAMLVRAREMLDMGETVVLDASWSSAAQRARARSVAADSSSPIAELRCTVGTSVAMDRIARRRGSGDPSDATGEIATTMAAHFDPWPEAAVIDTGHDPQRTAQLARSMIDDRAS
- a CDS encoding Acg family FMN-binding oxidoreductase; amino-acid sequence: MTTLLRPVGNLTDGEVESVLQAAIAAPSLHNSQPWLFRCTDRTIELRADPERMLPASDPDRRETLLACGAALLNLRIAIGALGSAVDLRLLPDPADRDLLAILRPEGFARVTPHDQRLARAIRQRHTSRRPFLDEPVPPELCAEMRRAARTEQSWLATVAPAQQSRLRDILAEAHRVQQQDPQFRAEFEAWTARTGDSSDGVPLRSAGIRPAPQDVWTMRDFGTGSAPERRPGKEFESDPLVAVIGSFHDLPLAQLNAGQAMQRVLLTATAGGLASSFMSQVIEVPSARAELRGLLGGALWPQTVLRLGYGSPAPPTPRRRLDEVLSVD
- a CDS encoding GAF and ANTAR domain-containing protein, which codes for MNRIDRAEGAPWPPDQARTDGAAELETTLRQVIAAAVDAELGDHVSVSERVPGGEMKTTASSGELVALIDKSQHRLWEGPCIDGVYFRDVLTSSAVATDPRWPRWGPEIAEWGITSLISVHLFADQDAMAALNVYSDRPRDYSEDDREAARLIAAHASIAFAHVRGPTHWWKAIDARHSIGQAEGILMNELGVRAIEAFGVLRRLSRERNVRLHVLAAEVVRNGGLPPPVRSVPASRPAS
- a CDS encoding DoxX family protein, which produces MSTDERRSVRVPVDQGGAAAAVETRVSPVAGMGRPHWSVELLRFGLGWVFLWAFADKAFGWGYSTQSSQGWVRGGSPTRGFLSHVEVGPWQSGFRSMAGNGWADWLFMIGLLGIGVALITGVLLRVAAVAGSILLVLMWVAEWPMARFTSTGTASGSTNPFLDYHLIFAVGLIVVATLGVGSAWGLGRWWSRRPVVQQYRILR
- a CDS encoding response regulator, which gives rise to MLKVFLTDDHEVVRRGVADLLDEESDMTVVGQASTVAEALARIPAARPDVAVLDVRLPDGNGVELCRELRSMLPDLNCLMFTSYPDEQAMVDAIMAGAGGYVIKDITGLDLLSAVRTVGAGRSLLDNRAAAALMNRLRAGTDSDRPGPLAGLTEQEHTVLDLIGEGLTNRQIAERMFLAEKTVKNYVSRLLAKLGMERRTQAAVLATEMRARTR